Proteins from a genomic interval of Plasmodium reichenowi strain SY57 chromosome 13, whole genome shotgun sequence:
- a CDS encoding hypothetical protein (conserved Plasmodium protein, unknown function) has protein sequence MYVCLNMTSDKHSNNFFSEFNIYNKKNTKKVVYRYFQNRTPKQTKYITLSLLAFSGMFLYITSKAYDRNIFYLNNEVYKKLSKNYDVSSPMEAQNRAFMETFVKAKRKNLNLEQKPLISQIIQINDKE, from the exons atgtatgtatgtttAAATATGACAAGTGATAAACATAGCAACAATTTCTTTAGTGaattcaatatatataataaaaagaacaCAAAGAAAGTTGTATATAGATATTTTCAAAACAGAACTCCTAAGCAgacaaaatatattactttATCACTCCTAGCATTTAGTGGgatgtttttatatataactagTAAAGCTTATgatagaaatattttttatttaaacaatgaagtatataaaaagttaagtaaaaattatgatgTATCATCACCg ATGGAAGCTCAAAATAGAGCATTTATGGAAACATTTGTTAAGGcgaaaagaaaaaatttaaatttagAACAGAAACCATTAATTTCTcaaataattcaaataaacgataaagaataa
- a CDS encoding hypothetical protein (conserved Plasmodium protein, unknown function), protein MKEIITDSEAPTYNIDSDDEAPCEYLNDIYAISEDTFCFKIIKELGNGYYSPGNGHKIKIIYYELGSEDNITSANVYLGKNDKLPYICEIAARCMKENEVCIVQGPKDFSRIFKNSEVKTKYDKTHNFKEEFKKGLRFKQKCVDIYSRDPVINKYQKIKINSNDINLLMKKKKINKERKKINIDEINIKSNIINNMSELKNNGHSKIGDSDHLQINNCNNNNDKLSCDNTTHVSLTIQDINNLKYEFFTQKELCTYVIYLKEFRRVDILNDDKTIIKEIINEGEGICTPKKNDYVDFLLNENNKQEYIHTTLDINNLKYRGLFHILQHMKKKEISKVILKGNQCNHIYYLNHDCQKNIHNHQYYINQQHNNLYNKIQTNHKSINIIKNTSCEEHQIINDPQRWNTNHKSIDYIDNTKTSHVHNDTTNVSVNLIKTNIDKEKIKEFYIQLIDYKKSKIININSIININTSEKLLLYINQEKIHKTNDINKNIKTHQQFNIPTIDTESELIIKISLTHLDNTTKQNIYLPICYTNNNKNIKKNSAYFIYSYGSCFTSPLWFYHSLKDLKEGQQIIIPIAKNKSMFEEKQFVYHMIYENFHRTKNCVHKNQKHHENFQINTAHKQYTNKNNLYTPNSDTKNKINKIKTHNHTYNFIQSLISNRNQGKGFYLIKKFKKNDVNNFCNAFFKLHERYMDKNKNEQKIKKIKKIKKIKKIKKIKDIKKIKDTKKIKDIKKINKLINFNIKMNHFNNLFLNFKRKIFHRKIIKINMKNITLRTKNIINNKLLQICITEEKRDKNKKKKLKCTSHNNTNDLYKQQYKKEYNNNTYLFEKSLNNVYFDRFFYNKDTLLKIKVVKIICKKKDPWNMNISEQIENIKIYNDMGNKFTQTKLYYAALIQYKKAFDICRFSKIYNLIFEEKKKLQDLHNHYQNKNDSEQTEEQNYQNELLSYMEKIITNLSITFYKINNYNECITYAQKACIINPQNVKAIYWKNMSYLSQNKYTQVIQNLNNPFCLNNETLLKLYNSARLIKKKHDTNFNSLFYAMYDNKKI, encoded by the exons ATGAAAGAAATTATTACTGACTCTGAAGCTCCAA cttataatattgataGTGATGATGAAGCACCTTGTGAATATTTGaatgatatatatgcaATAAGTGAAGACACGTTTTGctttaaaattattaaagaATTAGGAAAT gGCTATTATAGTCCTGGAAATGgacataaaataaaaa ttatatattatgagTTGGGTAGCGAAGACAATATAACAAGTGCAAATGTGTACTTAGGAAAAAATG aTAAGTTACCTTATATATGCGAAATTGCTGCAAGATGTATGAAGGAAAATGAAGTGTGTATTGTACAAGGTCCCAAGGATTTTTCTA GGATTTTTAAAAACTCAGAGGTAAAGACCAAATACGATAAAACGCATAATTTTAAAGaagaatttaaaaaaggatTAAGGTTTAAACAAAAATGTGTCGACATTTATTCAAGAGACCCCGTAATCAATaaatatcaaaaaattaaaataaactctaatgatattaatttgttaatgaaaaaaaaaaaaataaacaaagaaagaaagaaaataaatatagaCGAAATCAATATTAAATCGAATatcattaataatatgagTGAACTTAAAAATAATGGTCATTCAAAAATAGGAGATAGTGATCATCtacaaattaataattgtaataataacaatgaTAAATTATCATGTGATAATACAACACATGTATCCTTAACTATACAAGATATAAacaatttaaaatatgaattttttacacaaaaagaattatgtacctatgttatatatttaaaagaatttaGAAGAGTtgatattttaaatgatgataaaactatcataaaagaaattattaatgAAGGAGAAGGAATATGTActccaaaaaaaaatgattacGTCGATTTTCTTctaaatgaaaataataaacaagaatatatacacacaacacttgatataaataatttaaaatataggggattatttcatatattacaacatatgaaaaaaaaagaaatctCGAAAGTTATACTTAAGGGAAACCAATgtaatcatatatattatctaaaTCATGATTGTcagaaaaatattcataatcatcaatattatataaatcaaCAACATAATAACCTATACAATAAAATACAAACAAACCATAaatcaataaatataataaaaaatacatcTTGTGAAGAACATCAAATTATAAATGATCCACAAAGATGGAATACAAATCATAAATCAATCGATTATATCGATAATACTAAAACGTCTCATGTACATAATGATACAACTAATGTATCTGTCAACTTaattaaaacaaatattgacaaagaaaaaataaaagaattttatatacaattaatagactataaaaaatcaaaaattattaatataaattcaattataaatataaacacaAGTGAAAAATTActcttatatataaatcaagaaaaaatacacaaaacaaatgatataaataaaaatattaaaacaCATCAACAATTTAATATTCCAACTATAGACACAGAATCGGAACTTATAATTAAAATCAGCTTAACACATTTAGATAATACAACAAAgcaaaatatttatttaccAATTTGTTatactaataataataaaaacataaaaaaaaattcggcatattttatttattcatatggTTCTTGTTTTACATCTCCCTTATGGTTTTATCATTCTTTAAAAGATTTGAAAGAAGGACaacaaattattatacCCATAgcaaaaaataaaagtatgTTTGAAGAAAAGCAATTTGTTTATCATATGATCTATGAAAATTTTCATAGAACAAAAAACTGTGTGCACAAAAATCAAAAACATCATGAGAATTTTCAGATCAACACAGCACATAAGCAATAtacaaacaaaaataatttgtACACTCCTAATAGTGATactaaaaataaaataaataaaataaaaacacaCAATCACACATACAATTTTATACAATCATTAATATCTAACAGAAATCAAGGTAAAGGTTTTTAtcttattaaaaaatttaaaaaaaatgatgtCAACAATTTTTGTAATGCCTTCTTTAAATTACATGAACGTTATATGgacaaaaataaaaacgaacaaaaaattaaaaaaattaaaaaaattaaaaagattaaaaagattaaaaaaattaaagacattaaaaaaattaaagacactaaaaaaattaaagacattaaaaaaattaacaaattaataaatttcaatattaaaatgaacCATTTTAATAACCTGTTCCTAAATTTTAAACGTAAAATCTTTCatagaaaaattataaaaataaacatgaaaaatataacattaagaacaaaaaatattataaataataaattattacaaatatGTATTACTGAAGAAAAGAGAgacaaaaacaaaaagaaaaaactAAAATGTACAAGTCATAACAACACAAATGATCTCTATAAAcaacaatataaaaaagaatataataataatacgTATCTTTTTGAAAAATCATTGAATAATGTATACTTTGAtcgttttttttataacaaagatactttattaaaaataaaagttgttaaaattatttgtaaaaaaaaagatccatggaatatgaatatatcagaacaaatagaaaatataaaaatttataatgatatgGGAAATAAATTTACTCAAACCAAATTATATTACGCTGCTTTAAttcaatataaaaaagcttttgatatatgtagattttcaaaaatatataatttaatatttgaagaaaaaaaaaaattacaagATCTACATAATCATTATCAGAATAAAAACGACAGTGAACAAACAGAAGAACAAAATTATcaaaatgaattattatcatatatggaaaaaataataactaATTTATCtattactttttataaaataaataattacaaTGAATGTATAACATATGCTCAAAAGGCATGTATTATAAACCCACAAAATGTAAAAGCTATATATTGGAAAAATATGTCCTACTTAtcacaaaataaatatacacaagttatacaaaatttaaataatccTTTTTGCTTAAATAACGAaacattattaaaattatataattccGCTAGGTTgatcaaaaaaaaacatgATACAAATTTTAATTCTCTATTTTATGCTATGTAtgataacaaaaaaatataa